The Candidatus Cloacimonas sp. genome contains a region encoding:
- a CDS encoding carbohydrate ABC transporter permease codes for MPEQIRMTIIYAVLIICGIGMILPFLWMLSTSLMTQSEFNKQERLFIPKETYYEWDNGMQKQKVIFVQNKGETSVIHILNSEDKIIEEYKEVPTAQVKKITKDPSFHWQNFITAFNKVPFITYFKNTLLVSFLTLIGVLITSTLAAYAFARMEFFGRDFLFYLFLSMMMVPEPIYLVSSYVLLDKINWLNTYQALIIPWSVNIFTIFLFRQHFKSLPQELFDAAAIDGCSTFGMLWRIMLPLSKSVIATASIFSLIGSWNSFMWPLVMTDSPNLRVLQVGLSYFNQEASTQTTLLMAASTFSIVPILILFFMAQKQIIASYAKAGLKD; via the coding sequence ATGCCGGAACAGATTCGTATGACTATTATCTATGCTGTGTTAATTATCTGCGGTATAGGTATGATTCTTCCCTTTCTTTGGATGCTTTCCACTTCTTTGATGACGCAATCTGAATTTAATAAACAGGAACGTCTTTTCATTCCTAAAGAAACATATTATGAATGGGATAACGGAATGCAAAAGCAGAAAGTTATCTTCGTGCAAAATAAAGGGGAAACAAGCGTTATTCACATTTTGAACAGTGAAGATAAAATTATTGAAGAATATAAAGAAGTCCCTACTGCTCAAGTGAAAAAGATTACTAAAGACCCCAGTTTCCACTGGCAGAATTTTATTACTGCTTTTAATAAAGTGCCTTTTATCACCTATTTTAAGAATACTCTGCTGGTAAGTTTCTTAACTTTAATCGGGGTGCTGATTACTTCTACTCTTGCTGCTTATGCTTTTGCCCGCATGGAATTTTTCGGCAGGGACTTTCTGTTCTATCTGTTTTTAAGTATGATGATGGTTCCGGAGCCAATTTATCTGGTTTCCTCTTATGTTTTGCTGGATAAAATAAATTGGCTGAATACTTATCAGGCGCTAATTATTCCCTGGTCTGTAAATATCTTTACCATCTTTCTTTTCCGCCAGCATTTTAAATCGCTGCCGCAGGAACTTTTTGATGCTGCAGCAATTGACGGCTGCAGCACTTTCGGAATGCTGTGGAGAATAATGCTCCCCCTTTCCAAATCAGTTATTGCCACTGCTTCCATCTTTTCCCTTATTGGAAGCTGGAACAGTTTTATGTGGCCCCTGGTGATGACGGATAGCCCCAATCTGAGAGTATTGCAAGTCGGGCTTAGCTATTTTAACCAGGAAGCATCAACTCAAACAACATTGCTGATGGCTGCTTCCACCTTCAGCATCGTTCCCATTCTGATTCTGTTCTTTATGGCACAAAAACAAATTATTGCCAGTTACGCCAAAGCAGGTCTTAAAGATTAA
- a CDS encoding sugar ABC transporter permease — protein MKTKRKISPYLYILPALFLLVAFRLIPIVMSFVLSFFDWSIRGTGKFIGVLNYANMLKDSVFWQSMGNTFWLVILIVPLSIIFSLLFAVLLNNIKAIKGLFRTVYFMPYVTSLVAVSIVWKLMFNEQTGLINTIIGYIGIEPQKWLSESRGIFEMLFAKTGATFPRFLGGPSQALFAIIIMTIWKGLGYNTIIYLAGLQNISKVYYEAAEIDGAGKFKQFFKITLPLVSPTTFYVLLMTTIVTFQTFSQVYLMTDKGGPLNTTKLIVYYIYEKGFDTLEMGYASAVALALFLIILTLTVFQRRLEKYVNY, from the coding sequence ATGAAAACAAAGCGGAAAATTTCCCCCTACCTCTATATTCTACCAGCGCTTTTTTTGCTGGTTGCCTTTCGCTTAATACCAATTGTGATGAGCTTTGTGCTCAGCTTTTTTGATTGGTCAATTAGGGGTACCGGTAAATTCATCGGCGTTCTGAATTATGCTAATATGCTGAAAGATAGTGTCTTTTGGCAGTCAATGGGTAATACTTTCTGGCTGGTGATTCTTATCGTCCCTCTAAGTATTATTTTTTCTTTGCTTTTTGCCGTTCTGCTGAATAATATCAAAGCAATTAAGGGTTTATTCCGCACTGTCTATTTTATGCCTTATGTAACTTCCCTGGTGGCTGTTTCAATTGTGTGGAAACTGATGTTCAATGAGCAAACCGGCTTAATAAATACTATAATTGGCTATATCGGTATTGAGCCCCAAAAATGGCTTTCCGAATCCAGAGGCATCTTTGAAATGCTGTTTGCCAAAACAGGAGCTACTTTTCCCCGATTTTTGGGTGGTCCTTCTCAAGCCCTTTTTGCCATAATTATTATGACTATCTGGAAGGGTTTGGGCTATAATACTATTATCTATCTTGCAGGTTTGCAAAATATTTCCAAGGTCTATTATGAAGCGGCGGAAATTGACGGTGCCGGCAAATTTAAACAGTTCTTCAAAATAACCCTGCCTTTGGTCTCCCCCACTACTTTCTATGTGTTATTAATGACTACTATCGTAACTTTTCAAACCTTTTCGCAGGTCTATTTAATGACGGATAAAGGCGGACCATTGAATACCACTAAACTGATTGTGTATTACATTTACGAAAAGGGCTTTGACACTTTGGAAATGGGTTATGCCAGTGCCGTTGCCTTGGCTCTTTTCCTTATTATCCTTACTTTAACGGTTTTCCAGCGACGCCTGGAAAAATATGTGAATTATTAA
- a CDS encoding 4Fe-4S binding protein has protein sequence MRTILQILVLLLLGSILLFLFYSAFLPSKAVPVNSIKKIVPEPDSTKEKSSVLKPQSNTAKAETASANQYQNKKKIDDLPEEKRPETPEPAKTTTPSPKTTYRINPDLCIGCKLCLRYCPQGAISLKNGKAVIDTTKCNACGICSEGNKKNFSGCPVGAVFY, from the coding sequence ATGAGAACCATTTTACAAATATTGGTATTACTGCTTTTGGGAAGCATTCTTTTATTCCTGTTCTATAGTGCTTTCCTGCCTTCAAAAGCTGTTCCTGTAAACTCAATTAAAAAAATTGTTCCTGAACCGGATAGCACAAAAGAGAAATCTTCTGTTCTAAAACCCCAATCCAATACTGCAAAAGCAGAAACTGCCTCTGCTAATCAATATCAAAATAAGAAGAAGATAGATGACCTGCCAGAGGAGAAAAGACCTGAAACACCTGAACCTGCAAAAACAACAACGCCCTCCCCTAAAACAACTTACCGAATAAATCCAGACCTGTGTATTGGCTGTAAACTCTGTCTCCGCTATTGCCCTCAAGGAGCTATTTCCCTGAAAAACGGTAAAGCCGTAATTGATACTACAAAATGCAATGCCTGTGGAATCTGCTCTGAAGGCAATAAGAAAAACTTTTCAGGTTGCCCGGTTGGAGCGGTGTTTTATTAA
- a CDS encoding DUF2723 domain-containing protein translates to MDAKEIRKKAQLQKTREAHRTTPEYQKPVHHTIIDDESLRPQRVVPVKLNRWIAFGVFLAVLVVYMLTQARTMSFWDSGEYATCISILGVPHPPGNPFYILLGRAIVAIFGGFIPHAMIAAFISALFSALAVMFTYLITIQLTSMLKVKSWQAIFAGIISAFYTAFSFTFWMNAVEAEVYSGLVFFVNLVIWLTFTWVQKSRDFSHQNILLLIAYLFFLGFCVHQTALQVAPAMLFIVCYPLLRQGIKNGSFFPKLIVYSIFLLIGYFFCGVIGKQLLIDDLDKMGFALVAVIIMFIELRKVLNRRIWLLGIALVLVGVSSHIYLMVRAAERPFINEGNPSNWKMFQEYVLRKQYGNTSFVQRRGNFFKDQLNYHFLRYFGMQWLNEPFFTKFLGVTSGLLKPIANIFVAFLGVAGALLQFRKNKHSFWYFFSIILITTIVMVFVMNLSNAEVRDRDYFFVVAYNMWAIWMGIGALALVTLWKSKPVRIALLILMFLAPLSNVITQYRIHDRSEEFIALDYGLNFLNSVEENAIIFTNGDNDTFPLWYAQAVKDPYAKENIYPATNVYPTKESKAAIAKATDYKSKCLKGIRKDVTVANLSLLNTPWYIRQLRDQEGVLFSIPDKQLDELEPRRIEEPLVIPGPPDNPSMGFTVDIPPTAEWRENEPVYRISDIAVMQIVKDNYGKRPIYFAVTCESYINFKDYLRNEGMVGRIISTPNEGQINPERLVHNIDVVYNYRSIDNERVYKDENMKRLVTNYASGFLRAANYFVDKENYPEAFKYIQKAKKFVEEEYKLTEFYANYYSKTGQWDKLDEFINRNIAKNPDGVNMYFYYILSHLIYNYPEKLPTYIKKGMLMFPQEENLAQFAVSYAKEFNDYKGVLQLFNEVRPNLKYDISGYETYLTEPQATEKRE, encoded by the coding sequence GTGGATGCCAAAGAAATAAGGAAAAAAGCACAATTACAAAAAACCAGAGAAGCACACAGAACTACTCCCGAATATCAAAAACCGGTTCACCACACAATAATTGATGATGAATCCTTACGCCCTCAAAGAGTTGTTCCAGTAAAATTGAATCGCTGGATTGCTTTCGGGGTTTTTCTTGCGGTTCTTGTTGTATATATGCTTACTCAAGCACGCACAATGAGTTTTTGGGATAGCGGAGAATATGCAACCTGCATTAGCATTTTAGGGGTTCCCCATCCCCCGGGAAATCCTTTTTATATCTTACTGGGCAGAGCAATAGTAGCTATTTTTGGTGGTTTTATTCCCCATGCTATGATTGCTGCCTTCATTTCTGCTTTGTTTAGTGCTCTGGCTGTAATGTTTACTTATTTGATAACTATCCAGCTGACCAGTATGCTGAAAGTGAAATCCTGGCAGGCAATTTTCGCAGGCATAATCTCTGCTTTTTATACTGCTTTCTCTTTCACTTTCTGGATGAATGCTGTAGAAGCAGAGGTCTATTCCGGTTTGGTTTTCTTTGTAAATTTGGTTATCTGGCTCACTTTCACCTGGGTGCAAAAAAGCCGGGATTTTTCTCACCAGAATATACTGCTTTTAATTGCCTATCTCTTTTTCCTCGGCTTCTGTGTTCATCAAACCGCGTTACAAGTAGCTCCCGCAATGCTATTTATAGTATGTTACCCGCTTTTAAGGCAGGGCATTAAAAACGGCAGTTTTTTCCCCAAGCTGATTGTGTATTCCATCTTTCTGTTAATTGGCTATTTCTTTTGCGGTGTGATAGGTAAACAGCTGCTGATAGATGATTTGGATAAAATGGGATTTGCTCTTGTAGCCGTTATTATTATGTTTATAGAATTGAGAAAAGTGCTTAATCGCCGAATTTGGCTTTTGGGTATTGCTCTTGTTTTAGTTGGCGTTTCTTCTCATATATATTTAATGGTGCGAGCTGCAGAAAGACCTTTCATCAATGAAGGCAACCCCAGCAACTGGAAAATGTTTCAGGAATATGTGTTAAGAAAGCAATACGGAAATACCAGTTTTGTGCAAAGAAGGGGGAATTTTTTTAAAGACCAGCTAAATTATCACTTTTTACGCTATTTCGGTATGCAATGGTTAAATGAACCGTTCTTCACCAAATTCTTAGGTGTAACTTCCGGTCTGCTAAAGCCCATAGCTAATATTTTCGTCGCTTTTTTGGGTGTAGCGGGTGCCCTGTTACAATTTCGCAAAAATAAACACAGCTTTTGGTATTTCTTCTCCATTATCTTAATTACTACTATTGTAATGGTCTTTGTGATGAATCTTTCCAATGCCGAAGTGCGCGATAGAGATTACTTTTTTGTAGTTGCTTATAATATGTGGGCAATTTGGATGGGAATTGGTGCCTTGGCTTTAGTTACCCTGTGGAAAAGCAAACCCGTAAGAATTGCTTTACTCATTTTGATGTTCCTGGCTCCTTTAAGTAATGTGATTACTCAATACCGCATTCACGATCGTTCCGAAGAATTTATCGCTCTGGATTATGGATTGAATTTCCTTAATTCGGTTGAGGAAAATGCTATTATCTTCACAAATGGAGATAATGACACATTTCCTCTCTGGTATGCTCAAGCGGTTAAAGATCCTTATGCTAAAGAGAATATCTATCCTGCCACAAATGTTTATCCTACCAAGGAAAGTAAAGCCGCAATTGCTAAGGCAACTGACTATAAAAGTAAATGCTTGAAAGGTATTCGTAAAGATGTTACGGTTGCCAATCTTTCACTTTTGAACACTCCCTGGTATATTAGACAGCTAAGAGACCAGGAAGGAGTTTTATTCAGTATCCCTGATAAGCAGTTAGATGAACTGGAACCAAGAAGAATAGAAGAACCCCTGGTTATTCCCGGTCCTCCGGATAATCCTTCTATGGGCTTTACTGTAGATATACCTCCCACTGCTGAATGGAGAGAAAATGAACCTGTTTATCGTATTTCCGATATCGCCGTGATGCAAATTGTGAAAGATAACTACGGCAAACGCCCTATCTATTTTGCTGTAACTTGCGAAAGTTATATCAATTTTAAAGATTATCTGCGCAATGAAGGAATGGTAGGTAGAATTATTTCCACTCCTAATGAAGGTCAGATTAACCCTGAACGCCTTGTCCATAATATAGATGTGGTTTACAATTACCGCTCCATAGACAATGAAAGGGTCTATAAAGACGAGAATATGAAACGCCTCGTAACAAACTACGCTTCGGGATTTTTACGCGCTGCTAATTATTTCGTGGATAAAGAAAACTATCCTGAAGCTTTCAAATATATCCAAAAAGCAAAAAAATTCGTGGAAGAGGAATATAAACTGACCGAATTTTATGCTAACTATTATAGTAAAACAGGCCAGTGGGATAAGCTGGATGAGTTCATAAACCGTAATATCGCAAAAAATCCTGATGGCGTAAATATGTATTTTTACTATATCCTCTCCCATTTGATCTATAACTACCCTGAGAAACTTCCAACCTACATCAAAAAAGGAATGTTAATGTTCCCGCAAGAAGAAAATCTTGCTCAGTTCGCAGTTAGCTACGCCAAGGAATTTAATGACTATAAGGGAGTTCTGCAATTGTTTAATGAAGTCCGTCCCAACCTGAAATATGATATAAGCGGCTATGAAACATATCTTACCGAACCGCAAGCTACTGAAAAAAGAGAGTAG
- a CDS encoding pyridoxal phosphate-dependent aminotransferase: MELSKRAREIQASPIRKLNPYANAAKKKGIKVYHLNIGQPDLPTPKEMLKAYHEYSDEVLEYGPSQGIDLYRESLVHYYHNLGIELKVEDIIVTTGGSEAITFAMMVVGEVGDEIIVPEPFYTNYNGFATMAGINLKPLTTYAENGFALPADALIEEKITPKTKAIMLCNPGNPTGTVYSREEIFRIAALAKRKGLYFISDEVYREFIYDGLSHTSVLEVPGFEENAILVDSISKRYSACGARIGCIVSRNKEIMAALLKFAQARLCPPTVDQLAANAGIYLPPEYYEQIKQEYQARRDLVFSELEKIPGVICKKPEGAFYIFAKLPVDNAEDFIIWMLKEFQINKETVMAAPGDGFYATNGLGKNELRLAYILCKEDLAKAMHIFKIGLETYQKLH, translated from the coding sequence ATGGAACTCTCTAAACGAGCCCGAGAAATTCAGGCATCACCTATCCGTAAATTGAATCCCTATGCCAATGCTGCCAAAAAAAAGGGAATTAAGGTTTATCATTTAAATATTGGACAGCCCGATCTGCCTACTCCGAAGGAAATGTTAAAAGCATATCACGAATATTCTGATGAGGTTTTAGAATACGGACCTTCTCAAGGCATTGATCTGTATCGTGAAAGTTTAGTGCACTATTACCATAATTTAGGCATTGAATTGAAAGTGGAGGATATCATTGTAACAACCGGGGGAAGCGAAGCTATTACTTTCGCGATGATGGTTGTAGGTGAAGTTGGTGATGAAATAATAGTTCCCGAACCCTTTTATACAAACTATAATGGTTTTGCCACGATGGCAGGAATTAATTTGAAACCGCTAACTACTTATGCTGAAAACGGTTTTGCCTTACCTGCCGATGCCTTAATAGAGGAAAAAATTACTCCTAAAACCAAAGCTATAATGCTTTGCAATCCTGGAAATCCAACTGGAACTGTTTACAGTAGAGAAGAAATATTTCGTATTGCTGCTTTGGCAAAACGCAAAGGTCTATATTTTATTTCCGATGAGGTCTATCGGGAATTTATTTACGACGGTTTAAGCCATACAAGTGTTTTGGAAGTTCCCGGATTTGAGGAAAACGCTATCCTGGTAGATAGTATTTCCAAACGCTACAGTGCTTGTGGAGCCAGAATTGGTTGTATTGTAAGCAGAAACAAAGAAATTATGGCTGCCTTGCTGAAATTTGCCCAGGCGCGTTTATGTCCTCCCACCGTAGATCAATTAGCTGCCAATGCCGGAATTTATTTACCGCCAGAATATTATGAACAAATAAAACAAGAATATCAAGCCCGGAGAGATTTGGTATTTAGCGAACTGGAAAAAATTCCCGGTGTAATTTGTAAGAAACCCGAAGGCGCTTTTTACATTTTTGCCAAACTTCCAGTTGACAATGCAGAGGATTTTATTATCTGGATGCTGAAAGAATTTCAGATTAATAAGGAAACCGTTATGGCTGCTCCCGGAGATGGATTTTATGCCACTAACGGCTTGGGAAAAAATGAATTGCGTTTAGCATACATTCTTTGTAAAGAAGATCTTGCCAAAGCAATGCATATCTTTAAAATTGGTCTTGAGACATATCAAAAGCTGCATTAA
- a CDS encoding 4Fe-4S binding protein, with the protein MRKIKETAKMSKEGKRQILRHNIQLLFLLLSLAFFAGLIFFALPFTIHNICPYAIVCFGLSKNILIQYLGNPFALTIAFSFLILVLTIFCGRLFCSFVCPLGTMQEIIYALFSKKKRNRKQIPLYQERRFAPVKYLVLIITILLSLVGGNYIFIRLCPVYALSLLPDIAFWGLIVTLLIIIAGIFLERFWCRFLCPYAALMNLFMRLGQLVHFPRCKIHRNLERCNDCQICSLSCPMNINITEEEYVQNPNCILCFKCAEKCPKPETLKGKMDK; encoded by the coding sequence ATGAGAAAAATAAAGGAAACAGCTAAAATGAGTAAAGAAGGCAAAAGACAAATCCTCAGACATAATATCCAACTACTCTTTTTACTGTTATCTCTGGCTTTTTTTGCCGGGCTTATCTTCTTTGCTTTGCCCTTTACAATTCATAACATTTGCCCTTATGCCATTGTCTGTTTTGGCTTAAGCAAAAACATCCTTATTCAATATCTTGGAAATCCTTTCGCTTTAACAATTGCCTTTAGTTTCTTAATTTTGGTGTTAACGATTTTTTGCGGACGCCTTTTCTGTTCCTTTGTTTGCCCCCTGGGAACTATGCAAGAAATTATCTATGCCCTTTTCAGCAAAAAGAAAAGAAACAGAAAACAAATCCCTCTTTATCAAGAAAGGCGTTTTGCCCCAGTTAAGTATCTTGTATTAATAATAACAATCCTCTTATCTCTTGTCGGTGGAAACTATATCTTTATTCGCTTATGCCCTGTTTATGCTCTTTCTCTTTTGCCCGATATAGCTTTTTGGGGTTTAATCGTTACTCTCTTAATAATTATAGCAGGTATTTTTCTGGAACGCTTCTGGTGTCGTTTCCTCTGTCCTTATGCTGCTTTAATGAATTTGTTTATGCGCTTGGGTCAACTGGTTCATTTTCCCCGCTGCAAAATTCACCGCAATCTGGAACGCTGTAACGATTGCCAAATCTGTTCTCTATCCTGTCCGATGAATATTAACATTACGGAAGAAGAATATGTGCAAAACCCGAATTGTATTCTTTGTTTTAAGTGTGCGGAAAAATGTCCTAAACCCGAAACCCTCAAAGGCAAGATGGATAAATAA
- a CDS encoding FAD-dependent thymidylate synthase produces the protein MKVNIAGYNIDKELIDKLQSPLATPELISASYARISRSNKSIADLRKEAMMELEKARKTNTDIIFSMGHSSVAEHSVFNIDLIGISRALTELVEHSRIASFTEKSQRYVTFNKDYVVPPEFANRPKLKQPYQKLMDKLFAEYALCYLALNEFYKEQKPELKPRERECLAKEDARYILPLSTKTQLGMTINARSLENLLAHLAKSPLKEAAELKELLYSNVCTIAPSLIRYTEIDNYTGFVDLEKVGFTGFLQQELPWVKELDMENKVKIISTPANADDTILTAIIYQQGELDWRETQETVAHLPRIIKQQLWNQVFKNIKPWNKVPRAFETVNFSFELTMSESCWAQFKRHRYCTVLRKAGSSLATKIPPAIQNIKREEIWTKLNNSIIRMGSSLPAKLAYLTPYFRTNASIVTVFVNMNLREIYHFVRLRSDENAQWEIRELSHLMAAQVKKAAPQAAAFLCGKSELKTSSALS, from the coding sequence ATGAAAGTAAATATCGCTGGATACAACATAGATAAAGAACTGATTGATAAATTGCAAAGCCCTTTAGCTACTCCGGAATTAATCTCTGCCTCTTATGCCAGAATCAGCCGTAGCAATAAAAGCATTGCCGACCTCAGGAAAGAAGCAATGATGGAATTGGAAAAAGCGAGAAAAACCAATACCGATATTATTTTTTCTATGGGTCACAGCTCCGTTGCGGAGCATTCTGTTTTTAATATTGATCTTATTGGAATTTCCAGAGCGCTTACAGAATTGGTAGAACATAGCAGAATAGCTTCCTTCACGGAAAAATCGCAGCGTTATGTAACTTTTAATAAGGACTATGTTGTTCCCCCTGAATTTGCCAATCGCCCCAAACTGAAACAGCCCTATCAAAAATTGATGGATAAGCTCTTCGCAGAATATGCATTATGCTATCTTGCTTTAAATGAATTCTATAAAGAACAAAAACCGGAGCTTAAACCGCGGGAAAGAGAATGCCTTGCCAAAGAAGATGCCCGCTACATTTTACCTCTTTCCACTAAAACCCAATTAGGTATGACCATCAATGCCCGTTCTCTGGAAAATCTCTTAGCCCATTTAGCCAAAAGTCCCTTAAAAGAAGCAGCGGAACTAAAAGAATTACTTTATTCCAATGTTTGCACTATAGCTCCTTCTCTAATTCGTTACACAGAAATTGATAACTATACCGGCTTTGTAGATTTGGAAAAGGTCGGTTTTACCGGTTTTCTGCAACAGGAATTGCCTTGGGTGAAAGAACTGGATATGGAAAATAAAGTGAAGATTATTAGCACTCCTGCTAATGCCGATGATACAATTTTAACTGCTATCATTTATCAGCAGGGGGAATTGGACTGGAGGGAAACACAAGAAACAGTAGCTCATTTGCCCCGGATAATTAAACAGCAACTCTGGAATCAGGTTTTTAAAAATATAAAGCCCTGGAACAAAGTCCCCCGTGCTTTTGAGACAGTTAATTTCAGTTTTGAACTTACAATGAGCGAAAGTTGCTGGGCTCAATTTAAGCGTCATCGCTATTGCACCGTTTTACGCAAAGCAGGAAGTTCCTTAGCTACCAAAATCCCTCCTGCCATACAAAACATTAAACGCGAAGAGATATGGACAAAACTGAATAATTCCATCATCCGAATGGGCAGCTCTCTACCTGCTAAATTGGCATATCTTACCCCCTATTTTAGAACTAATGCCTCAATTGTTACCGTTTTCGTGAATATGAATTTACGAGAAATATATCATTTTGTCCGCCTGCGTAGCGATGAAAATGCTCAATGGGAAATTAGAGAACTTTCACACTTGATGGCTGCCCAAGTGAAAAAAGCTGCTCCTCAAGCAGCTGCCTTCCTGTGTGGAAAAAGTGAATTAAAAACCTCTTCTGCATTATCCTAA